The Meles meles chromosome 6, mMelMel3.1 paternal haplotype, whole genome shotgun sequence DNA segment GGCAGCTGACCACTAGGATCCCCAACAGCCGTATCGCCCCCCAACCACACAGCACACCTACCTGCCAGTGCAGAAGAAGTCTGAGGAGCCAGCCCCACACGTAGTCACCAGGCCAAATTCCAGGCCAGATCCTGCTGGAGAGATAGGAAGAGAAGGGCCCTCCAAACAAAGAAGCCCCGAGTGTCCCTCAGCTCGAGCTGTGCTCACGGCTTCAGTGACATCTCAGCGGCAGAAAATCCCCCCCCAAACTCTCACTGCCGCCACGGTGCTCTGCCAGTCTCCCCTATTCTCACCCTGGCCCCATGGCAGTTCCTCTGCCGCGCTGTGATTGACTCCGTACCAGCCGGAGTCTTCGAAGGCGGCAAGAGTGATGGGATCCAGTCGAGTGCGCCGGGCACCATCAAAGGTAGCAGTCATGATAGAACCCTGGAGCAGTCGGGCCTCCCAGTGTGAAGACAGAGggccctggggaggagggagctggtTGCCACCTGAccactccctcctccttccagcaCCACCGGGCATCCTGTTCCCACCTCTTCTTCCAAGGGAACCCCTGGCGAAGCCCCTGGCACTCCCAAGTGTCTGGCCAAGCTGTGGCTAACAGCTGGGGTGGTAAGAAGCAGTTGTCCCCACTCATCTCTCCTTGTCACTTGTTGCCTTGTAGAACAGTTCTCTCTAACTGagcacagaagaggaagaaggcaatATGAGGCAAGGAATGCTTAGGAAGAGGGGAGCAGAACTGGAAGGGAGGCGTTGGTGGGGGGCTAGTGATCCCCTCTTGTTGACATCGTGGGAAAGCTTGCCCTAATTCCTCCCATTTACCGCTGGGTCCTGAGGGACAATCCCGCCACTTCTTGAAGAGCTGTCCTGAGAAACCCAGAGCATGGAGCAATTCATGGAGTGTGACCTGAGGACAAATGACCGCAGGATGAGGGGGACCGGGAACGGAGCAGGTTGACCTGCCACTGGATAGTTCCTCTGCCCAGTCAGCTCTTCCTAGAGTTGAGGCACCTTCTCCATCCTTAATAGATTCTTTCATTCCGTGGGAAGCTGAgtgacctgcccccccccccccccaacctgttTGCTCCTTCCTACTCATCGTGCAGCAGTCACCATGACAATGTCACTATAGCTGAGGCTGGGGCTGGAGAGATGCTGGGCACAGTAGATGATGGTACCAGCAAGGGGTCTGTCTTCCGAGTCCAGCTGGCAGCAGGCAGAGTAGGCTATGACAGAGGGCTGTGGATGGGCCAGGACAAGGTCAGAGGTGGAAAGCAGGGAAGTGAGGGAACACAGAAGCAATCTTCCTGAAAATGGACACCCAGGGAACTCAGCAGGGATAGCTCCAGGGGATGGCTTTGAAGGGGCTTAGCTCCCACCCAAACTTCATCAACATGACTGAGTCACCGCAAATAATCACAATAAAAACTGCCtttgtcctccctcccccttcccatgatatttaaaattaagagaggcagaaaaaggaaaaggatttgATTTGGGTCTCACCTCTCCATGGCACTTGGAAGTGTGGGCCACCCACACATACAAGAGAAAATCCGTGTCTTGAACCCCGGGCCCATCTGGCTGGACCAGTTGTGGGGGACCGTGCTCGGGCCACAATGCGTAACCATGGAGATGGGCATCTGGGATCTGTCCAGAAGTGAAATGTCGCATCTAGCTTAGCAGATGAGGACAGCAGGAGACTGGGAGTGAGGAGCAGGCAGTCTTTATCAGAATAGGGACTCctgccatccctcccacccccaggtctCTGACTTGATAAACTGCCAGGGGGAGAAGGGGCTCAGGAATCTACATTTGTTAGGAAGCACATTAAGTAATTTTGATGTTAATCCTGGAAGTCTAGGCAGGCTAGAGATCTTCAGATTCCCAAATCTGAGAAATTGCTCTCACCTTTGCCCCTAGGCAACTCTCTCCTTTGTACCCTGGGTTCAAGAGGCTGCACCTGCCAAGCGTGAGTATCTGTAGGTGAGCTGGAGCCATCTTTGGGTACCCTGAAGAGGTCGTATATACATTCTCGACAACAGGAACTCACCTGTGGTAGTTTGGGGTGTCTGGGTCCCCCCAGACAGCATGGCAGTACTGTGCGGGGTTTCGACTCAGAAGTAGAGGGCCTTGCACTGGAGGGACTTAAAAAGATGAATGGTCAGTTTCACCTCAACATCTTAGAGTTCCTTTTCTCTGGTCGTCTTCCTCCCTGGCCCTCTGCTCCTCAGCCCTCCCTGTTGCCTCCCCACTCACCTGTGAGCATCCCCTGGAGTTGCTGAGCAGCCTGTCTAGCTGCAGCCAGGGCCAGGGCTCGTGGTCCCCCTCTCATTCCGGCTCCCTCCGGCTCCCAGGCTCCATCTGATACAGGGTCTCTGACAGAGTAGGTTTGAATTCGCAGGGGCTGAGGCTCACGGGAGCCAGGCAGGGCGAGGGCGGAAGAGCGGAAGTTGAGTGCAGGTTGGGAGAGATGAGGCCTGAGAAGGGTCACAGACTTCTGCGTCTCATCATGTAGGCATCTGCTCACAGctgtccccaccagcagcagcagcaggaacatTTTGCAAGTGTTTCTTCTTTACCTGGGCAGGATCCTGTCTTCTTTCTGCTCCTCTCTTCCCTACCTCACTGacttcctgcttccccctctctactaTCTCTCTCCATACCCCTCTGCACCTCTCTCACTTAGCTTTTCAAGATTTGAGTGTGTTGTTGACGAAGTCCACATCCACAGTTCCCACCAGGAGGTTGGATGTGAACAAGGCCCAAAGCTGCC contains these protein-coding regions:
- the LOC123943634 gene encoding leishmanolysin-like peptidase 2, producing MFLLLLLVGTAVSRCLHDETQKSVTLLRPHLSQPALNFRSSALALPGSREPQPLRIQTYSVRDPVSDGAWEPEGAGMRGGPRALALAAARQAAQQLQGMLTVQGPLLLSRNPAQYCHAVWGDPDTPNYHRCSLLNPGYKGESCLGAKIPDAHLHGYALWPEHGPPQLVQPDGPGVQDTDFLLYVWVAHTSKCHGEVRPKSNPFPFSASLNFKYHGKGEGGQRQFLLLLLCSLTSLLSTSDLVLAHPQPSVIAYSACCQLDSEDRPLAGTIIYCAQHLSSPSLSYSDIVMVTLHELLHALGFSGQLFKKWRDCPSGPSVRENCSTRQQVTRRDEWGQLLLTTPAVSHSLARHLGVPGASPGVPLEEEGPLSSHWEARLLQGSIMTATFDGARRTRLDPITLAAFEDSGWYGVNHSAAEELPWGQGSGLEFGLVTTCGAGSSDFFCTGSGLGCHYLHLDKGSCSSDPVLEGCRMYKPLANGSECWKKENGFPPGAENPHGEIYHSQSRCFLANLTSHLLREDETRHPSEIPQLMVAELTGRCYLHQCTERGAYEVRAKGTAWVPCLPGKAIQIPGYSGLLFCPRGRLCQTFKGNGAVTSPPVSLPPQDLLFQLSLQLAGPPGPSVGKEELDGLTEAVLQALVSRGGTSRCYFHSPSITTSLVFNVYMGKSPDCQGPSVGMLHRDLTLTLQQKPLEVHYGGASFTTGHKLLVTLDHKPSVTHLALSTGLCLTLLILVGALGTMAYQKRATLLVAPSGPHHSPELQDTRCPVTRMREV